A single region of the Methylocystis echinoides genome encodes:
- a CDS encoding glycosyltransferase family 2 protein, translating into MIIPTYNCGKYLGRALNSVRVQEVADIEIFVVDDGSTDGTDRWLEEALVRDGRIVVLQGGHKGPNAARNLAISQARGGLIAFLDADDFWWPEKMLPQLAFHERNPDVSFSFTDYLHFDVSGRTHGTCFEYWSPPFSKSRCGEFSVIQDAERAILASNTVGTSTVVATRAALQNANGFATDLQSAADWKLWLKLANKGRVAVSCAVTMNYLMRSGSISENHSVRIAAMKEIVAAYEKCSDPETRRAWRQARARIKVAEAEHLRLSGNHWSAAKAHLGAFLSNPGKRIARAGMSDIANSLFVR; encoded by the coding sequence GTGATCATTCCTACGTACAACTGCGGAAAATATCTCGGCCGTGCGTTAAACTCGGTCCGTGTTCAGGAAGTCGCAGATATTGAAATATTTGTGGTAGACGATGGTTCGACCGATGGCACGGATCGCTGGCTCGAAGAGGCGCTCGTGCGTGATGGACGTATTGTTGTGCTACAAGGCGGACATAAGGGGCCAAACGCGGCAAGAAATCTCGCCATATCTCAGGCGCGGGGCGGATTGATTGCCTTTCTTGACGCTGACGATTTCTGGTGGCCTGAAAAAATGCTTCCCCAACTCGCTTTTCATGAGCGCAACCCTGACGTTTCTTTCAGCTTCACGGACTATCTGCATTTTGATGTGTCAGGTCGAACGCACGGAACCTGCTTTGAATACTGGTCGCCACCCTTCTCGAAAAGCCGCTGTGGGGAGTTTTCGGTCATTCAAGACGCCGAGCGCGCTATTCTGGCTTCCAATACGGTCGGCACATCGACCGTCGTGGCTACGCGTGCGGCTTTGCAAAACGCGAACGGTTTCGCAACAGATTTGCAGTCTGCCGCTGATTGGAAACTCTGGCTCAAGCTTGCCAATAAGGGGCGCGTGGCCGTATCCTGCGCCGTCACGATGAACTACCTCATGCGGAGTGGCAGTATTTCTGAAAATCACTCTGTTCGCATCGCTGCGATGAAGGAAATTGTCGCCGCGTACGAGAAGTGCAGCGATCCGGAAACGCGTCGGGCGTGGCGACAAGCTCGCGCACGCATCAAGGTGGCGGAGGCTGAACATCTGCGGCTTTCGGGAAACCACTGGAGCGCAGCCAAGGCCCATCTCGGCGCCTTTCTCAGCAATCCGGGAAAGCGAATCGCCAGAGCCGGGATGTCTGATATCGCTAACAGCTTATTCGTCAGGTGA
- a CDS encoding SpoIIE family protein phosphatase — MRIFEANRTATLQDVSWLRKAMGRELRALRLPVESLDDLQLAFSELATNAIIHGSPAPSFLDLAVDIDGSLLMITLSDDGGCFNGFHAACASVKESAISPEATSGRGVHIVQRAFDSMDYRPTEHGNVFVGRRSLRFSRAKILVVEDVQCLLTTYCEHLSHDFHPIGCTSLAEARSVIQTQRIDAVLTDFHLADGSGTCLLAEYDKLWPEASPPVILVSADKSPQIKDAALRFGAEFFVEKPVKREQLISTIRLALDRSMIRNARLTRSFGRHVDALVALAPPEQIGAYGLGVVAATAASGGGDILLHHRHEDFERLVIVDVMGHGVPAKAWAVAYAAIIKTLQQERALDAAGFLRKLSEIAWNDRSLESALATVMVLDINDVGATIASAGHPPPLVFGNETIRIPVGGPLLGVMPPCDYASTTIALNPGDRLVFFTDGIDPMDVAAGGAPPHWFLQAFETSRSFTLDRTLASVKRAAERALGPQPADDWLVAVLEKAAPR, encoded by the coding sequence TTGCGTATCTTCGAGGCCAACCGCACTGCAACCCTGCAAGACGTCTCCTGGCTTCGCAAAGCGATGGGACGCGAGCTTCGAGCATTGCGGTTGCCTGTAGAATCGCTGGACGATCTGCAACTCGCCTTTTCAGAGCTGGCGACGAACGCCATTATCCATGGCAGCCCGGCGCCTTCTTTTCTGGATTTGGCCGTCGATATCGACGGCAGCCTTCTGATGATTACCCTGTCCGATGACGGAGGGTGTTTCAACGGATTTCACGCAGCCTGCGCATCCGTCAAAGAGAGTGCGATCAGCCCCGAAGCCACCTCTGGTCGCGGCGTGCACATCGTACAGCGAGCCTTTGACTCGATGGACTATCGCCCTACTGAGCACGGCAATGTCTTTGTCGGCCGAAGATCATTGCGCTTCTCTCGCGCTAAAATTCTGGTCGTGGAGGACGTCCAGTGCCTCCTCACGACCTACTGTGAACATCTTAGCCACGATTTTCACCCCATTGGCTGCACCTCTCTTGCCGAGGCGCGCAGTGTTATCCAGACGCAGAGGATCGACGCGGTCCTGACAGATTTTCATCTGGCGGATGGATCGGGAACGTGTCTGCTTGCTGAATATGACAAGCTCTGGCCGGAGGCGTCGCCGCCCGTCATCTTGGTCAGCGCAGACAAATCGCCGCAAATCAAAGACGCAGCTCTGCGGTTCGGCGCGGAATTTTTCGTTGAAAAGCCTGTAAAGCGCGAACAGCTTATCTCCACGATCAGGCTGGCGCTTGATCGGTCCATGATACGAAACGCCCGACTGACACGCTCTTTTGGCCGTCATGTCGACGCGCTCGTCGCCCTCGCGCCACCCGAGCAGATCGGGGCCTACGGCCTTGGGGTCGTTGCTGCGACAGCGGCGTCTGGCGGCGGCGACATCCTCTTGCATCACAGGCATGAGGATTTTGAGCGCCTCGTCATCGTTGATGTGATGGGGCATGGCGTTCCGGCAAAAGCCTGGGCCGTCGCTTATGCTGCGATCATCAAGACGCTGCAGCAGGAGAGAGCCCTCGACGCCGCAGGCTTCCTGAGAAAGCTGTCGGAGATCGCCTGGAACGACCGCTCTCTCGAAAGCGCGCTTGCGACAGTCATGGTGCTGGACATCAATGATGTCGGCGCGACGATCGCGTCGGCAGGACACCCCCCTCCGCTGGTGTTCGGAAATGAAACGATTCGAATTCCTGTCGGGGGTCCGTTGCTCGGCGTCATGCCGCCTTGCGACTATGCCTCTACGACCATTGCGCTCAATCCGGGTGACAGGCTGGTGTTCTTCACCGACGGAATTGACCCTATGGACGTCGCCGCCGGCGGCGCGCCGCCGCACTGGTTCCTACAGGCATTCGAGACCTCCCGGTCATTTACGCTTGACAGGACACTCGCTTCAGTAAAGCGCGCCGCCGAACGGGCGCTCGGACCTCAACCCGCCGATGACTGGCTCGTCGCCGTTCTGGAAAAGGCGGCGCCAAGGTGA
- a CDS encoding glycosyltransferase family 4 protein yields the protein MSELKGAPIFLLVDSSGIGGIERHVATLAAGLRERALDARILLLEDHGPNKWLSQLKAASLPYGFLDGGVLGLASYVRASGAGLLHTHGYKAGIIGRFAARLSGVPVVSTFHAGEIAAFPVSLYQRIDEITSCLASRISVSAPIAERLPFASEHIPNFVVAPDLAPTQPLPARIGFVGRLSLEKGPDIFCSVAAKSSAAASWEIFGDGPMQRELEAQYANSVFFHGMVTDMKPVWEKLGLLVISSRAEGLPMVALEAMAAGIPVVASAVGAIPDVVRHGQNGWLFEPEDSEALEQIIKLWTRARETEGARWRDCAWRTARDRFGVQLGVDKTLAVYRDAGYHLGAAFSRTATSQSSAG from the coding sequence ATGTCCGAACTTAAAGGCGCCCCGATCTTTCTCCTTGTCGACTCGAGCGGAATCGGTGGCATCGAGCGGCATGTTGCGACACTGGCGGCGGGATTGCGGGAGCGAGCCCTGGACGCGCGGATCCTTCTTTTGGAGGACCACGGCCCAAACAAATGGCTTTCGCAACTCAAGGCCGCGAGTCTGCCTTATGGCTTTCTCGATGGTGGCGTGCTCGGGCTGGCGTCGTATGTCCGCGCTTCAGGCGCGGGCCTGCTCCATACCCATGGTTACAAGGCGGGAATCATTGGAAGATTTGCGGCCCGCCTCTCAGGCGTGCCGGTCGTTTCGACTTTTCACGCAGGTGAAATCGCCGCCTTCCCGGTATCTCTCTATCAGCGCATCGACGAAATCACGAGCTGTCTCGCGAGTCGCATCTCGGTTAGCGCGCCGATCGCGGAGCGGCTTCCGTTTGCGTCCGAACATATCCCGAATTTCGTCGTCGCGCCTGATCTCGCGCCTACTCAGCCACTGCCAGCAAGAATCGGATTCGTCGGTCGCCTGAGCCTGGAAAAGGGCCCCGATATTTTTTGCAGTGTCGCAGCCAAATCGAGCGCTGCTGCGTCCTGGGAGATCTTCGGCGATGGTCCGATGCAGCGGGAGCTCGAGGCGCAATATGCGAATTCGGTCTTCTTTCACGGTATGGTCACCGATATGAAGCCGGTGTGGGAGAAACTCGGTCTCTTGGTGATCAGCTCTCGCGCTGAGGGGCTGCCGATGGTGGCGTTGGAGGCGATGGCGGCGGGAATTCCTGTCGTAGCGTCGGCAGTCGGCGCGATTCCAGACGTTGTCCGCCACGGGCAGAATGGATGGCTCTTCGAGCCTGAAGACTCCGAGGCTCTCGAGCAAATCATAAAGCTATGGACTAGAGCGCGTGAAACGGAGGGCGCTCGCTGGCGAGACTGCGCCTGGCGGACCGCCCGGGACAGGTTTGGTGTTCAGCTTGGCGTCGATAAGACGCTCGCGGTGTACCGGGACGCCGGCTATCACCTTGGCGCCGCCTTTTCCAGAACGGCGACGAGCCAGTCATCGGCGGGTTGA
- a CDS encoding SLBB domain-containing protein: protein MALRILLLTVMLFLLAPIQAWAAEGEPNLKIGDVLTIDVPGEAAFSRPFQIDRRGMVQLPEVGGVMVKDRTLAEASAAIREALGRAYRDLDKLSVSLKEQKLLVSVHGYVKNPGNVELAPDATVQMAIVAAGGLVQGAQLDKIQLKRPNGTTTEIDYKKYLDSGDMTLLPRLEPLDVVFVPASPLTGKVQIEFDGRTLAAAGDGAEEHSAIKVFGEVNTPAIFAWKKGATVIDMIMRAGGVTRYASPDQIRIINKGTPVVFNLAAYLDSGDKKLLPEIEPGATIFVPKQVEEVRRGALTVYVMGEVAKPGAFETKEGATFIDILANAGGPTRFADTRQIRIIRGTGKVEMFDMPKYTEGKAGKPPAVSAGDAIFVPEKNETQEPSWLKIPTTRAVQVMGALYKPGRFEWADEMSLFDLLAQAGGPTARADIAHIQILRNENDRANPILFNLESFLKGGGSVKDVPKIRAGYIIMVPELPQDPNDNKSQWTRQAPEQSIYVMGQVGAPGRYAFNSTLGFLDIITAANGPTGTADLRNIRVSHRGQTGAKMTNVNLSLYLQTGDEKLLPRVKPGDVIYVPDRTKDYLDQPASRTVRMLGAINKPGRYQFSDDMSLLDLLAEAGGPNGDALQEKILVINMSSGQAQARVFDLLGFAKTGDINRLPVVRAGDVVYVPNKSQDEWRQFRDEAKDIIQAASLFSIMSALGVR from the coding sequence ATGGCGCTGCGCATACTTCTTCTGACTGTCATGCTCTTTCTGTTGGCTCCGATCCAGGCATGGGCAGCTGAGGGAGAGCCGAATTTGAAGATCGGCGACGTGCTGACCATCGATGTTCCCGGCGAGGCGGCATTCAGCAGGCCGTTCCAGATAGATCGCAGGGGTATGGTGCAGCTGCCTGAGGTTGGCGGTGTGATGGTGAAGGATCGAACGCTCGCCGAGGCTTCTGCCGCCATTCGTGAGGCCTTGGGTCGCGCCTATCGGGATCTCGACAAGCTTTCCGTGTCGCTCAAGGAACAGAAGCTTCTCGTCAGTGTGCACGGCTACGTCAAAAATCCCGGCAACGTCGAACTCGCGCCGGACGCGACCGTGCAAATGGCGATCGTCGCAGCAGGTGGACTGGTTCAGGGCGCGCAGCTCGACAAGATCCAACTCAAGCGGCCGAACGGAACGACCACGGAGATCGATTACAAGAAATATCTCGATTCCGGCGACATGACGCTGTTGCCTCGGCTCGAGCCGCTTGATGTGGTCTTCGTCCCCGCGTCGCCGCTCACTGGAAAAGTCCAAATCGAATTTGATGGCCGGACACTGGCTGCGGCCGGCGACGGCGCCGAGGAACATTCAGCGATCAAGGTGTTCGGCGAGGTGAACACCCCCGCAATTTTTGCCTGGAAGAAGGGTGCGACGGTTATCGATATGATCATGCGCGCTGGCGGCGTAACGCGCTATGCGTCGCCTGATCAGATCCGGATCATTAACAAGGGCACGCCGGTGGTCTTCAACCTGGCCGCTTATCTCGACAGCGGGGACAAGAAATTGCTGCCCGAAATCGAGCCGGGCGCGACGATTTTTGTCCCAAAACAGGTCGAGGAGGTTCGGCGTGGCGCCCTCACAGTCTATGTGATGGGCGAAGTCGCGAAACCCGGCGCCTTCGAGACGAAGGAAGGCGCCACCTTCATCGACATTCTGGCCAACGCGGGGGGGCCGACGCGCTTCGCCGACACGCGTCAAATACGGATCATTCGGGGCACCGGCAAGGTCGAGATGTTCGATATGCCGAAATATACCGAGGGTAAAGCTGGAAAGCCGCCCGCCGTCAGCGCGGGTGACGCCATCTTCGTTCCTGAAAAGAATGAGACCCAGGAACCTTCGTGGCTCAAGATTCCCACCACGCGCGCCGTGCAGGTCATGGGCGCGCTCTACAAGCCTGGCCGCTTCGAATGGGCGGACGAAATGTCTCTCTTCGATTTACTTGCGCAGGCTGGCGGTCCGACAGCCCGCGCCGATATCGCCCATATCCAGATTTTGCGCAACGAGAACGATCGCGCCAATCCCATTCTTTTCAATCTTGAAAGCTTTCTCAAGGGTGGCGGTTCAGTAAAGGATGTGCCCAAAATCAGGGCCGGGTACATCATTATGGTGCCGGAGTTGCCACAGGACCCCAACGACAACAAGTCGCAGTGGACCCGCCAGGCGCCCGAGCAGTCGATCTATGTCATGGGTCAGGTTGGCGCCCCTGGCCGTTACGCCTTTAACAGCACTTTGGGATTTCTCGACATCATCACTGCGGCGAACGGACCCACCGGTACAGCGGATCTGCGCAATATTCGCGTCTCCCACCGTGGGCAGACGGGCGCCAAGATGACCAACGTCAATCTTAGCCTTTATCTGCAGACCGGCGACGAGAAACTGCTCCCGAGAGTAAAGCCTGGCGACGTCATTTATGTTCCAGATCGCACTAAGGATTATCTGGACCAGCCGGCCTCGCGGACGGTGCGGATGTTGGGGGCGATCAACAAGCCGGGGCGATATCAGTTCTCCGATGATATGTCGCTTCTCGACCTTCTCGCCGAGGCCGGCGGGCCAAACGGCGACGCGTTACAGGAGAAGATTCTCGTGATCAACATGTCGAGTGGCCAGGCGCAGGCGCGCGTCTTTGATCTTCTCGGTTTCGCGAAGACAGGCGACATTAATCGGCTTCCGGTCGTTCGAGCCGGCGACGTTGTCTATGTGCCAAATAAGAGTCAGGACGAATGGCGTCAGTTCCGCGATGAAGCCAAGGATATCATCCAGGCGGCGTCACTGTTTTCGATCATGTCGGCTTTGGGGGTGAGATGA
- a CDS encoding STAS domain-containing protein codes for MQIVKIKQDMDAAAMASMKSEFEVLAASPKGIRLDLEKVEFIDSSGVGGIVFLFKRLRERSLDLSLINVDGQPLRLMQELRLGFLIKDIGGDLA; via the coding sequence ATGCAAATCGTCAAGATCAAGCAGGACATGGACGCGGCCGCCATGGCGTCGATGAAAAGTGAATTTGAAGTGCTCGCGGCGAGCCCCAAGGGCATTCGCCTTGATCTCGAAAAGGTCGAATTCATCGATTCATCAGGGGTTGGCGGAATTGTTTTCCTCTTCAAACGGCTTCGCGAGCGCTCGCTCGACCTCTCGTTGATCAATGTGGACGGCCAGCCACTGCGCCTCATGCAGGAACTCCGTCTCGGGTTCCTGATCAAGGATATTGGCGGCGATCTCGCCTGA